The Astatotilapia calliptera chromosome 2, fAstCal1.2, whole genome shotgun sequence genome includes a window with the following:
- the LOC113033874 gene encoding charged multivesicular body protein 1b-1-like isoform X2 → MEAARIHAENAIRQKHQSINFLRMSARVDAVASRVQTAVTMNQVSKSMSGVVKSMDATLKSMNLEKISALMDKFEKQFETLDVQTAQMEDTMSSTTTLTTPQNEVDMLLHEMADEAGLDLNLELPAGQTSSLASSVASAEQLSPSADFSLVFRAVIRMSSPRGCPGCETRCHSDTARKTTRRSKNTEGPIKTKSAMCLQASCPPLYSFFFSFEKSLKAENDVFIRKQAFSPASAYSYYLSLSWLCCMCI, encoded by the exons ATGGAGGCAGCCAGGATCCATGCAGAGAACGCCATCCGGCAGAAGCACCAGTCCATCAACTTCTTGAGGATGAGTGCCCGGGTGGACGCTGTAGCCTCTAGGGTCCAGACAGCTGTCACTATGAACCAG GTGTCAAAATCCATGTCTGGAGTGGTGAAGTCTATGGATGCTACACTGAAAAGCATGAACCTGGAGAAG ATCTCTGCACTGATGGACAAGTTTGAAAAGCAGTTTGAAACTCTTGACGTGCAGACAGCTCAGATGGAGGATACCATGAGCAGCACCACCACTCTAACGACGCCTCAG AATGAAGTGGATATGCTGTTGCACGAGATGGCTGATGAAGCCGG tttggaTCTTAATCTGGAGCTTCCTGCAGGCCAGACCTCTTCACTGGCTTCATCTGTGGCATCAGCAGAGCAG CTGTCTCCATCTGCTGATTTCTCTCTCGTCTTTCGTGCCGTCATCAGGATGAGCTCTCCCAGAGGCTGTCCAGGCTGCGAGACCAGGTGTCATAGTGACACGGCGAGGAAAACAACAAGAAGGAGCAAAAACACGGAAGggccaataaaaacaaaaagtgcaatGTGCCTGCAGGCTTCATGCCCTcctttatattctttttttttttcttttgagaaaagCCTGAAAGCAGAAAATGATGTTTTTATAAGAAAGCAGGCTTTCAGTCCTGCAAGTGCGTACAGCTATTACCTCAGTCTAAGCTGGTTATGTTGCATGTGTATATAA
- the LOC113033874 gene encoding charged multivesicular body protein 1b-1-like isoform X1, which produces MSNMEKHLFNLKFAAKELQRNSRKCDKEEKSEKTKVKQAIQKGNMEAARIHAENAIRQKHQSINFLRMSARVDAVASRVQTAVTMNQVSKSMSGVVKSMDATLKSMNLEKISALMDKFEKQFETLDVQTAQMEDTMSSTTTLTTPQNEVDMLLHEMADEAGLDLNLELPAGQTSSLASSVASAEQLSPSADFSLVFRAVIRMSSPRGCPGCETRCHSDTARKTTRRSKNTEGPIKTKSAMCLQASCPPLYSFFFSFEKSLKAENDVFIRKQAFSPASAYSYYLSLSWLCCMCI; this is translated from the exons ATGTCGAATATGGAAA AACACTTGTTCAACCTGAAGTTTGCTGCCAAGGAGCTACAGCGTAACTCCAGGAAATGTGATAAAGAGGAAAAGTCAGAAAAAACTAAAGTGAAGCAG GCTATCCAGAAGGGTAATATGGAGGCAGCCAGGATCCATGCAGAGAACGCCATCCGGCAGAAGCACCAGTCCATCAACTTCTTGAGGATGAGTGCCCGGGTGGACGCTGTAGCCTCTAGGGTCCAGACAGCTGTCACTATGAACCAG GTGTCAAAATCCATGTCTGGAGTGGTGAAGTCTATGGATGCTACACTGAAAAGCATGAACCTGGAGAAG ATCTCTGCACTGATGGACAAGTTTGAAAAGCAGTTTGAAACTCTTGACGTGCAGACAGCTCAGATGGAGGATACCATGAGCAGCACCACCACTCTAACGACGCCTCAG AATGAAGTGGATATGCTGTTGCACGAGATGGCTGATGAAGCCGG tttggaTCTTAATCTGGAGCTTCCTGCAGGCCAGACCTCTTCACTGGCTTCATCTGTGGCATCAGCAGAGCAG CTGTCTCCATCTGCTGATTTCTCTCTCGTCTTTCGTGCCGTCATCAGGATGAGCTCTCCCAGAGGCTGTCCAGGCTGCGAGACCAGGTGTCATAGTGACACGGCGAGGAAAACAACAAGAAGGAGCAAAAACACGGAAGggccaataaaaacaaaaagtgcaatGTGCCTGCAGGCTTCATGCCCTcctttatattctttttttttttcttttgagaaaagCCTGAAAGCAGAAAATGATGTTTTTATAAGAAAGCAGGCTTTCAGTCCTGCAAGTGCGTACAGCTATTACCTCAGTCTAAGCTGGTTATGTTGCATGTGTATATAA
- the LOC113033874 gene encoding charged multivesicular body protein 1b-1-like isoform X3, producing MSNMEKHLFNLKFAAKELQRNSRKCDKEEKSEKTKVKQAIQKGNMEAARIHAENAIRQKHQSINFLRMSARVDAVASRVQTAVTMNQVSKSMSGVVKSMDATLKSMNLEKISALMDKFEKQFETLDVQTAQMEDTMSSTTTLTTPQNEVDMLLHEMADEAGLDLNLELPAGQTSSLASSVASAEQDELSQRLSRLRDQVS from the exons ATGTCGAATATGGAAA AACACTTGTTCAACCTGAAGTTTGCTGCCAAGGAGCTACAGCGTAACTCCAGGAAATGTGATAAAGAGGAAAAGTCAGAAAAAACTAAAGTGAAGCAG GCTATCCAGAAGGGTAATATGGAGGCAGCCAGGATCCATGCAGAGAACGCCATCCGGCAGAAGCACCAGTCCATCAACTTCTTGAGGATGAGTGCCCGGGTGGACGCTGTAGCCTCTAGGGTCCAGACAGCTGTCACTATGAACCAG GTGTCAAAATCCATGTCTGGAGTGGTGAAGTCTATGGATGCTACACTGAAAAGCATGAACCTGGAGAAG ATCTCTGCACTGATGGACAAGTTTGAAAAGCAGTTTGAAACTCTTGACGTGCAGACAGCTCAGATGGAGGATACCATGAGCAGCACCACCACTCTAACGACGCCTCAG AATGAAGTGGATATGCTGTTGCACGAGATGGCTGATGAAGCCGG tttggaTCTTAATCTGGAGCTTCCTGCAGGCCAGACCTCTTCACTGGCTTCATCTGTGGCATCAGCAGAGCAG GATGAGCTCTCCCAGAGGCTGTCCAGGCTGCGAGACCAGGTGTCATAG